One segment of Candidatus Falkowbacteria bacterium DNA contains the following:
- a CDS encoding prepilin-type N-terminal cleavage/methylation domain-containing protein: MPQNKKLKSGFTLIELLVVIAIIGVLSTMVIVALGNARSKSRDAKRVADIKQISTALELYYADNNSYPTIITLGNSLVSPDGTKTYMAKIPSNPTPRNDGSCGAGDYSYSIDSNNSFFSVSVCLGSASSNINAGLASYSPNGLFNCGQKISDVDGNQYDTVQVGSQCWMKQNLNTGVRINSCSSGVGCPSGGPVDQLDNGIIEKYCYADLSSNCNTYGGLYQWSEAIQYINGATNATDWSPVPSANVRGVCPIGWHIPTDNEFKNLEMYLGMSQSEADGANWRGTHNEATQLKVGGTSNVNILLSGIRDVTGSYLNYTSEAYLWNATKGGGSTTSWFRFILGAYSTIYRNAASKSLGMSIRCVKD, encoded by the coding sequence ATGCCACAAAATAAAAAACTAAAATCAGGTTTTACTTTAATAGAACTACTCGTAGTAATAGCAATTATTGGAGTTTTATCCACCATGGTAATTGTTGCCTTGGGCAATGCTAGATCTAAATCAAGAGATGCTAAAAGAGTTGCTGATATAAAACAGATAAGTACTGCGCTAGAATTATATTACGCCGATAATAATAGCTACCCTACTATTATTACTCTAGGTAATAGTCTTGTATCACCTGATGGTACTAAAACATACATGGCTAAAATACCATCTAATCCAACACCAAGAAATGATGGAAGTTGCGGTGCTGGTGATTATTCTTATTCAATTGATAGCAATAATTCATTTTTCTCTGTATCTGTTTGTTTAGGATCAGCTAGTTCTAATATTAATGCTGGCCTAGCCTCCTATTCTCCAAATGGTTTATTTAATTGTGGACAAAAGATATCTGATGTTGATGGTAATCAATATGATACTGTTCAAGTTGGTTCACAATGTTGGATGAAACAAAATCTAAACACCGGAGTTAGAATTAATTCTTGCTCGTCTGGTGTTGGTTGCCCAAGCGGTGGGCCGGTTGATCAATTAGATAATGGTATTATAGAGAAATATTGTTATGCCGATCTTTCCAGCAACTGCAATACTTACGGCGGTCTTTACCAATGGTCTGAAGCTATTCAGTATATAAATGGAGCAACCAATGCAACTGATTGGAGCCCTGTTCCATCCGCAAATGTTAGAGGAGTTTGTCCCATTGGTTGGCATATCCCGACTGATAATGAGTTTAAAAATTTGGAAATGTATCTGGGGATGAGTCAATCTGAGGCAGACGGAGCTAATTGGCGAGGCACGCACAACGAAGCTACTCAATTAAAGGTTGGTGGTACGTCTAACGTTAATATATTGCTTTCTGGTATTCGCGACGTTACTGGTTCATATCTAAATTATACAAGTGAAGCTTATTTATGGAATGCAACAAAGGGTGGTGGGTCTACTACTAGTTGGTTTAGGTTTATTCTGGGAGCATATTCTACTATATATCGTAACGCAGCTAGTAAATCCCTGGGCATGTCTATTCGCTGCGTCAAAGACTAA
- a CDS encoding prepilin-type N-terminal cleavage/methylation domain-containing protein, with the protein MFSNRKSGFTLIELLVVIAIIGVLSTMAIIALGNARAKARDSKRVADIKQISTALELYYSDYNSYPTIITPGNSLASPDGTKVYMAAIPNNPTPRNDNGCGDNNYTYASTPDNSNYSLNFCLGNNVSSTPAGINSTSNSGVGTAPGLVGWWKFDEGVGSSKVKDYSGGGKDGTWYGTGSHYAPGKVGSYAGSFNGVDDYAYYFPAILTSNEITLSCWINVTGDIGGYYTYAVGYGGVGIQIFSHYYGSGDPIAGTFYTSGGYVQTSWTQFTKNSWHFVAITYSYNGSTASAKFYYDGALTGSGTGPNPGTVNPGTGSMATANSIYPGLIDDARMYNRALSAAEILALYNATK; encoded by the coding sequence ATGTTTTCCAATAGAAAATCAGGTTTCACTCTCATCGAGCTACTCGTAGTAATAGCCATTATTGGCGTACTCTCTACCATGGCAATCATTGCCTTGGGCAATGCCAGGGCTAAAGCTAGAGATAGTAAAAGAGTTGCTGATATAAAACAAATATCTACAGCCTTAGAATTATATTACTCTGATTATAATTCATACCCCACAATCATTACGCCGGGTAATAGCCTAGCTTCACCAGATGGTACTAAAGTTTATATGGCTGCTATTCCTAATAACCCTACACCTAGAAATGATAATGGTTGCGGTGATAATAACTATACTTACGCTTCTACGCCTGACAATTCAAATTACAGTCTTAACTTTTGTCTTGGTAATAACGTTAGCTCAACTCCTGCTGGTATCAATTCCACCTCTAACTCTGGTGTGGGTACTGCTCCGGGGCTTGTGGGTTGGTGGAAGTTTGATGAAGGTGTCGGCAGCTCTAAAGTCAAAGATTATTCTGGAGGCGGAAAAGATGGTACTTGGTACGGTACCGGATCTCATTATGCGCCTGGTAAGGTAGGTAGTTACGCTGGAAGTTTTAATGGTGTTGATGATTATGCATATTATTTTCCTGCAATTTTGACTTCAAATGAGATAACGCTTTCTTGTTGGATAAATGTAACGGGTGATATAGGTGGCTATTATACATATGCGGTTGGTTATGGTGGTGTTGGGATTCAGATTTTTTCTCATTATTATGGCTCTGGTGATCCAATCGCGGGAACTTTTTATACTAGTGGTGGCTATGTTCAGACTTCTTGGACGCAATTTACAAAGAACTCTTGGCATTTTGTTGCAATTACTTATTCCTATAATGGTTCAACTGCTTCTGCTAAGTTTTATTATGATGGAGCGCTTACTGGTTCTGGTACTGGACCAAACCCTGGAACAGTCAACCCTGGAACTGGGTCAATGGCTACAGCTAATTCAATCTACCCTGGGTTAATTGATGATGCTCGCATGTATAATCGTGCTTTATCTGCTGCTGAAATTCTAGCTTTATACAATGCCACAAAATAA
- a CDS encoding ABC transporter permease, with translation MKIQDLFEESYSALVSNKVRSSLTILGIVIGIGSVIALVAIGQGAQSSIQANIQSIGSNLIIVTPGAQRSFGAGASSGRGSAQTLTKEDADAITKQVTLASAVAPESSSRYQLIVKGKNTNTSVIGTVPNYVQVRSITIDIGVFISDSQVRDSAKVAVIGPTTRDDLFGVGINPIGQIIKIKQLDFRVIGVTKSKGGSGFSNQDDVVFIPLPTMQHYLAGTDYLTTVSIQAQTPELMPTVQQQVTNLLTQRHNISGSKAADFTVLNQADIVAAASGVTGTLTMLLAAIAGISLVVGGIGIMNMMLTTVTERTREIGLRKAIGASSYDINFQFLTEAVMLTFLGGFIGIILGWILSNIVGKLMSLTATMSLSSIALAFGVSAGIGLIFGYYPARRAAKLNPIEALRFE, from the coding sequence ATGAAAATTCAAGATCTATTTGAGGAAAGCTATAGTGCCTTAGTCTCTAATAAGGTTCGGTCTAGTTTAACTATTCTCGGCATTGTTATTGGCATTGGCTCAGTTATTGCTTTAGTAGCTATTGGGCAAGGCGCACAAAGCTCGATTCAAGCCAATATTCAATCGATTGGCTCGAACTTAATTATTGTTACACCAGGTGCGCAGCGTAGCTTTGGTGCAGGAGCCTCTAGCGGCCGTGGTAGCGCTCAAACTTTGACTAAAGAAGATGCTGACGCTATTACTAAACAGGTAACCTTAGCTTCAGCCGTGGCACCAGAATCAAGTAGCCGTTATCAACTTATTGTTAAAGGTAAAAATACTAACACTAGCGTGATTGGAACAGTGCCAAATTACGTTCAGGTACGAAGCATAACGATTGATATTGGTGTTTTTATTTCAGATAGTCAAGTTCGTGATTCAGCCAAAGTTGCCGTAATTGGCCCAACCACACGAGATGATTTATTTGGCGTAGGTATTAATCCAATAGGTCAAATTATAAAAATCAAACAATTAGATTTTAGAGTTATTGGTGTAACTAAAAGCAAAGGTGGAAGTGGTTTTTCAAACCAAGATGACGTAGTCTTTATTCCGTTGCCGACCATGCAGCATTATTTAGCTGGAACAGACTATCTAACGACTGTTAGTATTCAGGCACAAACACCGGAGCTTATGCCAACTGTTCAACAGCAAGTTACAAATTTATTAACTCAGCGTCATAATATTTCAGGTTCTAAAGCGGCTGATTTCACGGTTTTAAATCAAGCCGACATTGTTGCGGCTGCTTCGGGTGTTACTGGTACGCTAACAATGTTATTAGCAGCGATTGCCGGAATATCTTTAGTAGTTGGTGGAATTGGTATCATGAACATGATGCTGACGACTGTAACTGAGCGTACTCGTGAAATTGGTTTACGCAAAGCGATCGGTGCCTCGTCTTATGACATTAATTTTCAGTTTTTAACCGAAGCGGTTATGTTAACTTTTTTAGGAGGTTTTATCGGAATAATTCTTGGTTGGATACTTTCTAATATAGTTGGCAAATTAATGAGCCTCACTGCGACCATGTCACTATCTTCAATTGCCCTAGCTTTCGGAGTTTCTGCTGGCATCGGTCTTATTTTTGGTTATTATCCTGCGCGTCGAGCGGCTAAATTAAATCCGATCGAGGCGTTAAGGTTTGAATAA
- a CDS encoding alpha/beta hydrolase, translating to MKKVFLIHGFEGTPNGGWRPWLMSELDKKNIYCCALPMPSPKDPICSEWIEEIASNVKNNFEDTILVGHSLGSPAILRYLESQADNACLAGVILVSGPCEKILADKPDSKLRKIDGFLESSFDFKKLKLKAKKFIVIHGDNDNKVPLDQGQFVSRELDCELIAIKNGGHLSGDDGYTALPEALEKILEMI from the coding sequence ATGAAAAAAGTATTCTTAATTCATGGATTTGAAGGAACTCCAAATGGAGGTTGGCGACCATGGTTAATGAGCGAGTTAGACAAGAAAAATATATACTGTTGCGCTCTGCCTATGCCCTCACCTAAAGATCCAATTTGTTCTGAGTGGATTGAGGAGATTGCTAGCAATGTTAAAAATAATTTTGAAGACACAATTCTTGTCGGACACAGCTTAGGATCTCCTGCTATTTTAAGATATTTAGAATCACAAGCTGATAATGCTTGCCTAGCTGGGGTTATACTTGTATCTGGACCATGTGAAAAGATTCTAGCAGATAAGCCGGATTCGAAGCTAAGGAAAATAGACGGATTCTTAGAATCATCATTTGATTTTAAAAAATTGAAACTAAAGGCAAAAAAATTCATTGTCATCCACGGAGACAATGATAATAAAGTTCCTCTAGACCAGGGCCAATTTGTATCAAGAGAACTTGACTGCGAACTAATAGCCATTAAAAATGGCGGACACTTAAGTGGTGATGACGGATACACCGCACTGCCCGAAGCTTTAGAAAAAATTCTTGAAATGATCTAA
- a CDS encoding ABC transporter ATP-binding protein, translated as MINLENIYKAYSTGGVVTEVLKNVSFDVAKGEFIAIMGPSGSGKSTLMHIIGALDTPTSGSYLLEDKDLSKLSDNELAVIRKTKIGFVFQAFNLLPRATVIRNVVLPLIYAEVSKPEREAKARQALLLAGLEEDRFTHLSNQLSGGQMQRVAIARSLVNDPAIILADEPTGNLDSKTGDVVLGTFQKLNSEGRTVVLITHEPYVAEHADRIIIIKDGVIVSDEKNHHKRIAKHE; from the coding sequence ATGATAAATCTAGAAAATATTTATAAAGCTTATAGTACCGGCGGCGTTGTTACTGAAGTTTTGAAAAATGTTTCTTTTGACGTGGCTAAAGGAGAATTTATTGCTATTATGGGTCCATCTGGTTCTGGTAAATCAACTTTGATGCACATTATTGGGGCACTAGATACACCAACCAGCGGCTCTTATCTATTAGAAGATAAAGATTTATCAAAATTATCAGATAATGAATTAGCTGTTATAAGAAAAACTAAAATTGGTTTTGTTTTTCAAGCTTTTAATTTATTGCCTCGCGCTACAGTTATTCGTAATGTTGTTTTGCCTTTAATTTATGCCGAAGTTTCTAAGCCGGAACGCGAAGCAAAAGCTCGACAAGCCTTGTTGCTTGCTGGTTTAGAAGAAGATCGTTTTACTCATTTATCAAACCAATTATCTGGTGGACAAATGCAGCGCGTTGCTATTGCTCGCTCTTTGGTCAATGATCCAGCAATTATCTTGGCTGACGAGCCAACCGGTAACTTAGACTCAAAAACAGGTGATGTTGTTTTAGGAACTTTTCAAAAACTTAATTCCGAAGGCAGAACCGTTGTACTGATTACTCATGAGCCATATGTGGCTGAGCATGCAGACAGAATTATTATTATTAAAGACGGAGTTATTGTGAGTGATGAAAAAAATCATCATAAACGAATTGCTAAGCACGAATAG
- a CDS encoding DUF2207 domain-containing protein, protein MKKIISFFALAFIFLLPGSFVKASNGFVINSFKSDLKLETDGHLSVKETIVVNFTDSLHGIYRDLPLTYQNSDGSSHYSSIEVESVTDGTSPVTFALIKNDNNLRIKIGDADVLVSGLKTYVIDYTVAGVVSAYDTYDEIYWNVTGNAWEVPINSVSATVTIPSGDILQSSCYQGPYGSNDKCNTTYKNQQANFESIAKLDLSEGMTVAAGFTKGIVPILSVAGPVERFDENSLTYIFFSFLAAMFITIMVFLRLWWLKGRDSYYERKSLNDPLTKETILPLFGSYEAIVPEYETPANLRPGELGVLMDEKADTVDVSATIVDLAVRGYLTITETKIETNGLVDKVSSLLQGMIPGSTDYLLKKTNKATSELQEYELSLFNALFDSRDEVNVSDLKDSFSSKLQAAKDSLYELVKTKKLFYNNPEKIRGKYKLTGFIIIVAGILYSFFFGLILSAVPISAINIVWGSLGLDFGIIVTGAMFMIFSYLMPKRTAYGRDLYRQALGYKLFVSGTEKYRQPFFEKENIFMEVLPYAMIFGVTYKLAQAMKEMGLTPTASWYIGNGAFNASLFVNNINSFSNTLSSTMASTPSSSGSGGGGFSGGGFGGGGGGGW, encoded by the coding sequence ATGAAAAAAATCATTTCATTTTTTGCCTTGGCGTTTATTTTTCTATTGCCCGGCTCATTTGTAAAAGCCAGTAATGGCTTTGTTATAAATAGTTTTAAAAGTGATCTCAAACTTGAGACTGATGGTCATCTAAGTGTTAAAGAAACTATTGTCGTTAATTTTACTGATTCTTTGCATGGAATTTATCGTGATCTACCATTAACTTATCAAAATAGTGATGGAAGTTCACATTACAGTTCAATCGAAGTTGAATCAGTGACAGATGGAACTAGTCCAGTTACTTTTGCGCTTATAAAGAATGACAATAATCTTAGGATAAAGATTGGTGATGCTGATGTTTTAGTTTCAGGACTAAAAACCTATGTAATTGATTATACAGTAGCTGGCGTTGTTTCAGCTTATGATACTTATGATGAAATTTATTGGAATGTAACAGGCAATGCTTGGGAAGTACCGATTAACTCGGTGAGCGCCACAGTCACAATTCCAAGCGGCGATATTCTACAAAGTTCTTGTTACCAAGGTCCTTATGGCTCAAATGATAAATGTAATACAACTTATAAAAATCAACAGGCTAACTTTGAAAGCATTGCTAAATTAGATTTATCAGAAGGCATGACCGTTGCCGCGGGTTTCACTAAAGGTATTGTGCCAATTCTCAGCGTGGCTGGACCAGTTGAAAGATTTGATGAAAACTCATTAACTTATATTTTTTTCAGTTTTTTGGCAGCAATGTTTATAACCATCATGGTTTTCTTAAGATTATGGTGGTTAAAAGGTAGAGACTCATACTATGAAAGAAAAAGTTTAAATGATCCTTTAACTAAAGAAACTATTTTACCTTTGTTTGGTTCTTATGAAGCAATTGTGCCAGAATATGAAACACCAGCAAATTTAAGACCAGGGGAGTTAGGTGTTTTAATGGATGAGAAAGCTGACACGGTTGATGTTAGTGCAACGATTGTTGATTTAGCGGTGCGCGGTTATTTAACTATTACTGAAACAAAAATAGAAACTAATGGTTTAGTAGATAAGGTTAGTAGTTTGTTGCAGGGTATGATTCCCGGCTCAACTGATTATTTACTTAAGAAGACCAATAAAGCGACCAGTGAACTTCAGGAGTATGAATTAAGTTTATTTAATGCTTTGTTTGATTCAAGGGACGAAGTTAATGTGTCTGACTTAAAAGATAGTTTTTCATCTAAACTTCAAGCAGCTAAAGATTCGCTTTATGAATTAGTTAAAACTAAAAAGTTATTTTATAATAATCCAGAAAAAATTAGAGGCAAGTATAAATTGACTGGTTTTATTATTATTGTAGCTGGTATACTTTATTCATTTTTCTTTGGACTAATTTTATCAGCCGTTCCAATATCAGCGATAAATATAGTTTGGGGATCCTTAGGTCTAGATTTCGGCATAATCGTGACCGGCGCCATGTTTATGATCTTTTCATACTTAATGCCGAAACGAACAGCTTATGGCAGAGATTTATATCGCCAAGCTCTGGGTTATAAATTATTTGTGTCTGGTACTGAAAAATACCGTCAACCATTTTTTGAAAAAGAAAATATCTTCATGGAAGTTTTGCCTTATGCCATGATTTTCGGGGTAACTTATAAATTAGCTCAAGCCATGAAAGAGATGGGCTTAACACCAACAGCTTCTTGGTATATTGGCAATGGCGCGTTTAATGCTAGTTTGTTTGTTAATAATATAAATAGTTTTTCTAATACACTATCTTCAACCATGGCCTCAACTCCTTCTAGTTCTGGTTCTGGCGGTGGAGGATTTTCTGGCGGCGGCTTTGGCGGCGGAGGCGGGGGAGGCTGGTAG
- a CDS encoding MBL fold metallo-hydrolase gives MFKMELGFFGGVKDNITGSCTLVTITQRGRVTQFLIDAGDITGSSKDPSIRAQELLKHFNPAKIKAVVATHIHMDHIGIIPMLIKYGFRGDIFCTRESKNLLVKVMLTDGAKIKREEGLRFANKARKEKAASKNTKHYKFSSRGNRDKNRMIDKAARKNNHCHFEPLYTMEHVNLVSGLIKNGGIDYNQWTRIDDNIDLKFYRSGHVLGGGIVIIRIKDKNKYRYCCFSGDLGRKDDKLLSLKYPKEKIDFMFMDSTYGGEIHAPRKIEEERLVDIVSKAHSKNQQIIVPCFSLRTPKMIYDLTALMEKKLIPEVPICVYSPMGSKVVKEYADLWAKTGTLKNTDNISFNPFDPRQNKYLKIVETEAEIEKYEAMRKTVIYLAGAGMCHAGPIRKLLEDNLNNSEAIILLVGYMTKNTLGRKLFDGEAFVKMHGKEIEVKAEINILCYSDHADEPELIRYAKHVLSNLESPKDSITDKHLFIVHGEGSNAIALKKNLSKSLPSELGKKTTIVIPELNDKLVFQLN, from the coding sequence ATGTTCAAAATGGAACTTGGTTTTTTCGGCGGTGTGAAAGACAATATCACTGGATCTTGTACTTTAGTTACTATTACGCAACGCGGAAGAGTAACACAGTTCTTAATTGATGCCGGAGATATTACTGGTAGTTCTAAGGATCCATCCATTAGAGCCCAGGAGTTGTTAAAACACTTTAATCCAGCAAAAATAAAAGCCGTTGTCGCGACCCATATCCATATGGATCACATTGGCATAATACCTATGCTAATTAAATATGGATTCAGGGGAGATATATTCTGTACGAGAGAATCAAAGAATTTACTCGTTAAAGTAATGTTGACTGACGGCGCAAAAATAAAACGGGAAGAAGGCCTTCGTTTTGCAAACAAAGCAAGAAAAGAAAAAGCTGCGTCTAAAAACACAAAGCATTATAAATTCTCGTCTCGCGGAAATCGTGATAAGAATAGAATGATTGACAAGGCTGCTCGTAAAAATAATCATTGTCACTTTGAGCCTCTCTATACCATGGAGCATGTAAATTTGGTAAGTGGTTTAATAAAAAATGGCGGCATTGATTATAACCAATGGACAAGAATCGATGATAACATTGACTTGAAGTTTTACAGATCAGGTCATGTTCTTGGTGGAGGAATTGTGATTATTAGAATAAAAGACAAAAATAAGTATCGCTACTGCTGCTTTAGTGGTGACTTGGGCAGAAAAGACGATAAGCTTTTGTCTCTTAAATACCCAAAAGAAAAAATTGATTTCATGTTTATGGATTCAACTTACGGTGGGGAAATACACGCCCCGAGAAAGATTGAAGAAGAGAGACTAGTTGACATTGTTAGCAAGGCTCATTCTAAGAATCAACAAATCATCGTTCCGTGTTTTTCTTTAAGAACGCCGAAAATGATCTACGATTTAACGGCGCTTATGGAGAAGAAGTTGATTCCAGAAGTTCCCATTTGCGTTTATTCTCCGATGGGTTCAAAAGTTGTAAAAGAATATGCTGATTTGTGGGCCAAGACTGGAACGCTTAAGAATACAGACAACATATCTTTTAATCCATTTGATCCGCGTCAAAATAAGTACTTAAAAATTGTTGAAACCGAAGCTGAAATTGAAAAGTATGAAGCCATGCGTAAAACAGTCATATATTTAGCTGGTGCTGGTATGTGTCACGCTGGTCCAATTAGAAAACTATTAGAAGATAACTTAAACAATTCAGAGGCTATAATTCTATTAGTTGGTTATATGACAAAAAATACTCTTGGCAGAAAACTTTTTGATGGCGAAGCTTTTGTTAAAATGCATGGCAAAGAAATCGAGGTTAAGGCTGAGATTAACATTCTGTGCTATTCAGATCATGCTGATGAGCCGGAATTAATCAGGTATGCCAAACATGTTTTATCTAATTTAGAATCTCCTAAAGATTCAATTACGGATAAACATTTATTCATCGTTCATGGAGAAGGCTCTAACGCTATTGCTTTAAAGAAAAACTTAAGTAAAAGCCTGCCTTCTGAGTTAGGGAAGAAAACTACTATTGTTATTCCTGAGCTCAATGACAAATTAGTATTCCAATTAAATTAG
- a CDS encoding DEAD/DEAH box helicase: protein MTNTKITELPAEAKHKFSDLGISKSILEILKKMNLETPTPIQQKTIPTALAGLDLIGVAQTGTGKTFAFGIPMLQRLGSSQGQGLVITPTRELALQVEESLKRLGQSLGLRTASLIGGEAIDRQLYNLRKKPHIVVATPGRLIDHIKRKTFKLDQVHVLVLDEADMMLDLGFAPQIQEILKQVPKERQTMLFSATMPAAIVKIAANYMKLPVSIEVAPPGTTATQVDQEIFIIKNEDRIEHLKKILVKYDGSVLVFTRTKHGAKALALKLRSFGQRAIEIHSNLSLNQRRAALSAFKAKRERILVATDVAARGLDINGIELVVNYNLPDSSGDYVHRIGRTGRAGKVGKAISLATPNEYKQIKAIEKLINKAIKRTEFVKLTTEPQRSSNDQSRKRQFRKSSPYNTHRSNHPRNSRSTGQKFTRRGMSR from the coding sequence ATGACAAACACAAAGATAACAGAGCTTCCAGCGGAAGCCAAACATAAATTTTCTGATTTAGGTATCAGCAAATCAATTCTAGAGATTCTTAAAAAGATGAATCTAGAAACACCAACCCCTATTCAACAAAAGACTATTCCAACTGCTTTGGCTGGTTTAGATTTAATTGGCGTTGCTCAAACCGGAACTGGCAAAACATTTGCTTTCGGTATTCCAATGCTACAAAGATTAGGTTCAAGCCAGGGTCAAGGTTTAGTTATAACGCCAACTCGTGAGTTGGCTTTACAAGTTGAAGAAAGTTTAAAAAGATTGGGTCAATCCTTAGGCTTGCGTACCGCTAGTTTAATTGGTGGCGAAGCAATTGATCGTCAACTTTATAATTTAAGAAAAAAACCACATATTGTTGTTGCCACACCAGGTAGATTAATTGATCATATTAAACGAAAAACTTTTAAACTTGATCAAGTGCATGTTTTAGTTTTAGACGAAGCTGACATGATGCTTGATTTGGGATTTGCTCCGCAGATTCAAGAAATATTAAAACAAGTTCCAAAAGAAAGACAGACAATGTTATTCTCGGCCACCATGCCAGCAGCAATTGTTAAGATTGCGGCTAACTACATGAAATTACCAGTCAGCATTGAAGTTGCTCCCCCAGGCACAACTGCTACACAAGTTGATCAAGAAATATTTATTATCAAAAATGAGGATAGAATTGAACACTTGAAAAAAATTCTTGTTAAATACGATGGTTCAGTTTTGGTTTTCACTAGAACTAAGCACGGCGCTAAAGCCCTTGCCCTTAAGTTACGTTCTTTCGGACAAAGAGCCATTGAAATTCATTCTAACCTCTCACTCAATCAACGCCGCGCTGCCCTCAGTGCTTTTAAGGCAAAGCGTGAGCGCATTCTAGTCGCGACCGACGTCGCCGCTCGTGGTCTTGATATAAATGGCATTGAATTAGTTGTTAACTATAATCTACCAGATAGTTCAGGCGATTATGTTCATCGTATTGGTCGTACTGGCCGTGCTGGAAAAGTTGGTAAAGCAATTAGCTTAGCTACACCAAATGAATATAAACAAATTAAAGCCATTGAGAAATTAATCAACAAAGCCATTAAGCGAACTGAATTTGTTAAACTAACAACTGAGCCTCAACGCAGCTCTAATGATCAAAGCCGAAAAAGACAATTTAGAAAAAGCTCACCTTATAATACGCACAGATCTAATCATCCGCGAAATAGTCGATCTACTGGTCAGAAATTTACACGCCGGGGAATGTCGCGCTAA
- a CDS encoding cold shock domain-containing protein, translating into MKGTIKKLTDKGFGFISSEGQEKDLFFHSNSLVGVQYSDLHEGDEVTYETEQSDKGPNAVNVQRA; encoded by the coding sequence ATGAAAGGTACAATCAAAAAATTGACTGACAAGGGTTTTGGATTCATTTCCTCAGAAGGTCAAGAAAAGGACTTATTCTTCCATAGCAACAGCTTGGTTGGTGTCCAATACAGCGATCTTCACGAAGGTGATGAAGTTACTTATGAGACAGAACAGTCTGATAAGGGTCCAAACGCCGTCAACGTTCAACGCGCTTAA